From the genome of Deltaproteobacteria bacterium, one region includes:
- the hypF gene encoding carbamoyltransferase HypF, producing the protein MIQRAKATIDGIVQGVGFRPFIYHLAQKKRLGGYIANTSSGVDIEVEGEPGRIESFFQEIRTRKPPLARIIRMEWRYLPPLSYRDFVIRKSRTEAERSVLVSPDVSVCDDCLREMNDPLDRRYRYPFINCTNCGPRYTIIKDVPYDREKTCMASFSMCERCRKEYEDPLDRRFHAQPIACRECGPGLLLCDSSGRPVEGAEAVSEVVRLLKSGKIVAIKGLGGFHLAVDATNERAVERLRQQKHREEKPLALASPNLERVLEYAHVSDLEAEVLKSPERPIVLLRKKTPNPIASQVAPRNRCFGVMLPYTPLHYLILQEGFLALVLTSGNMSEEPIAIDNGEAFARLGDIADYFLVHNRDIHVRNDDSVVRVVGEKVRIIRRSRGYVPLPVPLDRTIRPTLGCGPFLANTVCLGKGDRAFLSQHLGDLENLETFESFQSTIEHIKGLFKIDPEVVAYDLHPDYLSTRYGMSRGVSQKVGVQHHHAHIASCMAENGISGDVIGLALDGTGYGTDGTVWGGEILVADFHRFERIGHLEKISLPGGDAAVHEPWRMALAYLQQAFGEGLFDLPIEFVRRLDPDRARTILLMIERGVNTPQTSSCGRLFDGVAALLGLRQRVSYRGQAAVELEAQMGDDGGCYPVEVREKRHGLTVPQVPIIRAVVSDLLDGIDPRIISRRFHNTLVQVLADTCILVRESRGLNRVALSGGVFQNAFLLEGLERILLDLGFEVYTHSLVPANDGGISLGQVMVANAVLDGLQ; encoded by the coding sequence ATGATCCAGAGGGCAAAGGCGACCATCGACGGCATCGTCCAGGGTGTTGGCTTCCGCCCTTTCATCTACCACCTTGCCCAGAAGAAGAGGCTGGGGGGATACATCGCGAACACGAGCTCCGGGGTGGACATAGAGGTGGAGGGAGAACCCGGAAGGATCGAGAGCTTCTTCCAGGAGATCCGAACCAGGAAGCCTCCTCTGGCCAGGATCATCCGCATGGAGTGGCGGTATCTCCCCCCTCTGAGTTATCGGGACTTTGTCATTCGAAAGAGTCGGACCGAGGCCGAACGGTCGGTTCTCGTCTCACCTGACGTGAGCGTCTGCGACGACTGCCTGCGGGAGATGAACGATCCCCTTGACAGGCGATATCGCTACCCCTTTATCAACTGCACGAACTGCGGCCCCCGTTACACCATCATCAAGGATGTTCCCTATGACCGGGAAAAGACGTGCATGGCATCCTTCTCCATGTGTGAGAGGTGCCGGAAGGAGTACGAGGATCCTCTTGACAGGAGGTTTCATGCCCAACCCATAGCATGCCGGGAGTGCGGGCCCGGTCTTCTCCTCTGCGATAGTTCGGGCCGGCCCGTTGAAGGGGCCGAAGCGGTCTCGGAGGTGGTCCGTCTGCTCAAATCCGGCAAGATAGTCGCCATCAAGGGTCTCGGGGGATTTCATCTGGCTGTCGACGCAACCAATGAAAGGGCGGTGGAACGCCTGAGGCAGCAAAAACACCGCGAGGAGAAACCCCTGGCCCTGGCTTCCCCCAACCTCGAGCGGGTCCTCGAGTACGCCCACGTGAGTGACCTTGAAGCCGAGGTCCTGAAGTCGCCGGAGCGCCCCATAGTGCTCCTCAGGAAGAAGACTCCCAACCCTATCGCCTCGCAGGTCGCCCCCCGGAACCGCTGTTTCGGTGTGATGCTTCCATACACCCCCCTTCACTACCTCATACTCCAGGAGGGTTTTCTCGCACTGGTTCTGACAAGCGGCAACATGAGCGAAGAGCCGATCGCCATAGACAACGGCGAGGCCTTCGCCCGTCTGGGCGATATTGCAGACTATTTTCTGGTTCACAACCGGGACATCCACGTGCGGAACGACGATTCGGTGGTCAGGGTCGTCGGGGAAAAAGTGAGGATCATACGCCGGTCCAGGGGCTATGTACCCCTGCCCGTTCCCCTGGATCGGACCATCAGGCCCACCCTCGGCTGCGGGCCGTTTCTGGCCAACACCGTCTGTCTCGGCAAGGGAGACAGGGCCTTTCTCAGCCAGCATCTCGGAGATCTGGAAAACCTCGAGACCTTCGAATCCTTCCAGAGTACCATCGAACACATCAAGGGGCTTTTCAAGATCGATCCCGAAGTGGTGGCCTACGACCTCCATCCAGACTATCTGAGCACCCGCTATGGGATGAGCCGGGGAGTCTCCCAAAAGGTGGGGGTCCAACACCACCATGCCCATATCGCCAGTTGCATGGCAGAGAACGGAATTTCGGGTGATGTGATCGGTCTTGCCCTGGACGGAACCGGGTACGGGACCGACGGCACGGTCTGGGGGGGAGAAATCCTTGTGGCCGATTTTCATAGGTTCGAGCGAATCGGCCACCTCGAGAAGATCTCCCTTCCCGGGGGCGACGCCGCCGTTCACGAGCCCTGGCGTATGGCCCTCGCCTATCTGCAACAGGCATTTGGAGAGGGCCTCTTCGATCTGCCCATAGAGTTTGTCAGGCGCCTCGATCCGGATCGGGCGCGCACGATTCTCCTCATGATCGAAAGAGGAGTCAATACTCCCCAAACCTCATCCTGCGGCAGGCTCTTCGACGGGGTGGCCGCCCTGTTGGGCTTGAGGCAGAGAGTCTCCTACAGGGGACAGGCTGCCGTTGAACTCGAAGCGCAGATGGGCGACGACGGGGGCTGCTACCCGGTGGAGGTGAGGGAGAAGAGGCATGGGCTGACGGTTCCCCAGGTCCCAATTATTCGGGCCGTGGTTTCGGATCTGCTCGACGGCATCGATCCGAGAATCATCAGCCGGAGGTTCCACAACACCCTGGTCCAGGTCCTTGCCG
- the hypB gene encoding hydrogenase nickel incorporation protein HypB produces MKIPLVQKVLEANQRIADENRRLFEEAGVLAINLLSGPGAGKTSLLEKTIDGLKDRYRFGVIEGDIQSTRDAEKIASTGVPVVQINTGGACHLDGNMIREALEQLDLGSLDILVVENVGNLVCPAEFDVGEDFKVMLLSLPEGDDKPLKYPLIFHESSLLLINKIDLLPHLECDVEKIRNESLKLNPRLGILEISCKTGEGLQPWFDWLTSRVKKR; encoded by the coding sequence ATGAAGATACCCCTTGTCCAAAAGGTGCTTGAAGCAAACCAGCGGATCGCAGACGAGAACAGGCGCCTCTTCGAGGAGGCGGGAGTTCTCGCCATCAACCTCCTGAGCGGGCCCGGAGCGGGAAAGACGAGCCTCCTCGAAAAGACCATCGATGGGTTGAAAGATCGATACCGCTTCGGAGTCATCGAAGGGGACATACAATCGACCCGGGACGCCGAAAAGATCGCCTCCACCGGGGTGCCGGTGGTGCAGATCAACACCGGGGGCGCGTGTCACCTCGACGGCAACATGATCCGGGAGGCTCTCGAACAGCTCGACCTCGGCTCCCTCGACATTCTCGTGGTGGAGAACGTGGGAAACCTGGTGTGCCCCGCCGAATTCGATGTGGGCGAGGACTTCAAGGTGATGCTTCTCAGCCTGCCTGAGGGGGATGACAAACCGCTCAAGTACCCCCTCATCTTCCACGAATCGAGTCTGCTCCTCATCAACAAGATCGATCTGTTGCCCCACCTGGAATGCGACGTCGAGAAGATCCGGAACGAGTCCCTCAAGCTCAATCCCCGCCTCGGGATTCTCGAGATCTCCTGCAAGACCGGGGAAGGGCTCCAACCCTGGTTCGATTGGCTGACGAGCAGGGTGAAAAAGAGATGA
- the hypA gene encoding hydrogenase maturation nickel metallochaperone HypA, whose product MHEFSIAQSIVQILQDQMRIHGLSKIETVRLRIGAMRSVQTDSLSFSFDVLTAGSPLEGARLQIEEVPMGGRCTECGKRFTLNNWTDDCPFCGAALIEIVSGKELDIVAVEGD is encoded by the coding sequence ATGCACGAGTTCTCGATCGCCCAGAGCATTGTCCAGATCCTCCAGGACCAGATGAGAATCCACGGACTCTCGAAGATCGAGACGGTCAGGCTGAGGATCGGCGCAATGAGGAGTGTGCAGACCGACTCTCTGAGTTTCAGCTTCGACGTACTGACAGCCGGATCGCCCCTGGAAGGAGCGCGACTCCAGATAGAAGAGGTCCCCATGGGAGGCAGGTGTACCGAGTGCGGAAAGCGGTTCACCTTGAACAACTGGACGGACGACTGCCCCTTCTGCGGAGCCGCCCTGATCGAGATTGTCTCCGGCAAGGAGTTGGATATCGTTGCCGTAGAAGGGGATTAA
- a CDS encoding HyaD/HybD family hydrogenase maturation endopeptidase, which translates to MLQGRREEVPDRGRKKILILGVGNLLLSDEGVGVHVAERMMEMELPPGVEVMEGGTDGFGLMHVILEADRLILVDAVKGGGPPGSVYRFDVEDCPTAPDVFKTSVHQISILEVIHLSGLIGSTPQTTIIGVEPKSTSMGMELSPEVEAEIPKVIRTVQEVVAASLDHFPENRVVSA; encoded by the coding sequence ATGCTACAGGGGAGGAGGGAGGAAGTTCCGGACAGGGGAAGGAAGAAGATCCTGATCCTCGGGGTGGGCAACCTGCTGCTGAGCGACGAAGGGGTGGGGGTCCACGTGGCCGAGAGGATGATGGAAATGGAACTTCCTCCCGGGGTCGAAGTCATGGAAGGGGGGACAGACGGGTTCGGTCTGATGCATGTAATCCTGGAGGCTGACCGACTCATCCTCGTCGACGCAGTAAAAGGAGGGGGACCGCCCGGTTCCGTCTACCGGTTCGACGTGGAAGACTGTCCGACTGCTCCGGACGTCTTCAAGACTTCTGTCCATCAGATCTCCATACTGGAGGTCATCCATCTTTCCGGACTGATCGGCTCCACCCCCCAGACCACCATCATCGGTGTGGAGCCCAAATCCACGAGCATGGGAATGGAGCTCTCCCCCGAGGTCGAAGCAGAGATCCCAAAGGTTATCAGGACCGTTCAAGAGGTGGTCGCCGCCTCCCTTGATCATTTCCCAGAAAACAGGGTAGTATCGGCATAG
- a CDS encoding nickel-dependent hydrogenase large subunit — protein sequence MAKRITIDPMTRIEGHLKIEVEIENGKVKNAWSSGTMARGFEALLLGKDPRDASYVTSRFCGVCFSVHQMASARALDAAFGARVPWGGTLLRNLVMGAEYIYDHLVHFYQLSALDYIDIMAVADYKGKDPELNKVKDKVVGLVKRGDTFPLTPRYKPDEFCVNDPDVVISAVKHYLDALNMQIKAKNMGVIFGGRAPHYQSIVVGGFTQLPDINQVARFRSMLDEVAAFVEEVYIPDVVAFGTGPLLPLARAGVGGGHRNYLSYGAFELNESGDKLVFKPGAIFGLVGTKPQRVEPFKPEKITESVRYSWYKKETPKHPYEGSQVFDLQRPEAYSFVKAPRYENVPMEVGPLARGLVDGDPTLLSLINNHGVRPGAVARHAARAIETKKVVEAMYQWCDELTRIMTKPGFRIHDTDHWDPPAESEGAGFFEPPRGALGHWIRIKNHKIANYQAVVPSTWNASPRDERGVRGQYEESLIGVPVPDPENPINVVRVIRSFDPCLACAVHLIDPKTNEIRRFMVE from the coding sequence ATGGCAAAACGAATCACCATCGATCCGATGACGAGAATAGAGGGGCACCTCAAGATCGAGGTGGAGATCGAAAACGGGAAGGTCAAGAACGCCTGGAGCAGCGGCACAATGGCCAGGGGATTCGAGGCCCTTCTTTTGGGGAAAGACCCGCGGGACGCCAGCTACGTGACCAGCCGGTTTTGCGGGGTCTGCTTCAGCGTCCACCAGATGGCTTCGGCCCGCGCCCTCGATGCGGCCTTCGGCGCCCGCGTTCCCTGGGGAGGAACTCTTCTCAGAAATCTCGTCATGGGTGCCGAGTACATATACGATCATCTGGTCCATTTCTACCAGCTCAGTGCCCTGGACTATATCGACATCATGGCCGTTGCCGACTACAAGGGGAAGGATCCTGAACTGAACAAGGTCAAGGACAAGGTGGTCGGCCTGGTCAAGAGGGGTGATACCTTTCCCCTTACCCCCCGGTACAAACCCGACGAGTTCTGTGTCAACGACCCGGACGTGGTCATAAGTGCGGTAAAACACTACCTGGACGCCTTGAACATGCAGATCAAGGCAAAAAACATGGGAGTGATCTTCGGAGGAAGGGCTCCCCATTACCAGAGCATCGTCGTTGGGGGGTTCACACAGCTGCCCGACATCAACCAGGTCGCCCGGTTTCGTTCCATGCTGGACGAAGTGGCTGCCTTTGTCGAGGAGGTCTATATCCCTGATGTCGTGGCCTTCGGGACCGGCCCGCTCCTTCCCCTGGCAAGAGCGGGAGTAGGCGGGGGCCACCGGAACTACCTCTCCTACGGGGCTTTCGAACTCAACGAGTCGGGCGACAAGCTCGTGTTCAAACCAGGTGCGATCTTCGGACTTGTCGGAACCAAGCCTCAGAGGGTCGAACCTTTCAAGCCCGAAAAGATAACCGAATCGGTGCGGTACAGTTGGTACAAGAAAGAGACGCCGAAACACCCCTACGAGGGATCCCAGGTTTTTGATCTTCAACGGCCGGAGGCATACTCCTTTGTCAAGGCCCCGAGATACGAGAATGTCCCCATGGAGGTCGGCCCCCTTGCACGGGGACTGGTGGACGGGGATCCGACCCTCTTGAGCCTTATCAACAACCACGGGGTTAGACCGGGAGCGGTGGCCCGCCACGCGGCCCGGGCGATCGAAACCAAGAAGGTCGTCGAGGCCATGTACCAGTGGTGCGACGAACTGACCAGGATCATGACCAAACCCGGCTTCAGGATCCACGACACCGATCACTGGGATCCCCCCGCCGAGTCGGAAGGGGCAGGCTTCTTCGAACCTCCGCGCGGTGCCCTCGGTCATTGGATTCGGATAAAGAACCACAAAATAGCCAATTACCAGGCCGTGGTTCCCTCGACATGGAACGCCTCGCCCAGGGACGAGCGGGGAGTGCGAGGCCAGTACGAGGAGTCTCTCATCGGCGTGCCGGTGCCCGACCCCGAAAACCCGATCAACGTGGTCAGGGTCATCCGTTCTTTCGATCCCTGTCTGGCCTGTGCCGTTCATCTCATCGACCCCAAGACAAACGAGATACGGAGGTTCATGGTCGAGTGA
- a CDS encoding hydrogenase small subunit: MAEIFHGLSRRDFLKFCAGTAAALGLSEIFTADKIAQALQAAAGKPPVIWLEGQDCAGCTISLISIENPSPASLILDKISIRYHETIMAASGRIAEEAREEAIRQGGYLLVVEGSIPGADDRFCMVGGRPFREIVKETADRAAAIVAVGACAAFGGIPKGTPTKGLPVSKILPGKTVINLSTCPVHMDHLMGTIVYFLVTHKAPPLDKLGRPLMYFGTSVHDNCRRRAHFDEEEFLTDWNDPKQKEWCLLEKGCKGPETYSDCPIRRWNNGISFCIDAGAPCQGCSEPEFYVEQSPLYAMGPVTDRILAKKAAGLIPRKDNA, encoded by the coding sequence ATGGCTGAGATATTCCATGGTCTATCCAGGCGGGACTTCTTGAAGTTTTGTGCCGGGACGGCTGCAGCATTGGGCCTTTCGGAGATCTTTACCGCCGACAAAATCGCCCAAGCCTTGCAGGCTGCTGCTGGGAAGCCCCCCGTGATCTGGCTGGAGGGGCAGGATTGTGCGGGATGCACCATCTCTCTCATCAGCATAGAGAACCCTTCACCGGCCAGCTTGATCCTCGACAAGATATCGATCAGGTATCATGAGACGATCATGGCGGCATCGGGCCGTATCGCAGAAGAGGCCCGCGAGGAGGCGATCAGGCAGGGAGGCTACCTGCTCGTCGTGGAGGGCTCCATCCCGGGTGCGGACGACCGCTTCTGCATGGTCGGCGGGCGCCCCTTCCGAGAGATCGTCAAGGAGACCGCGGACAGGGCCGCAGCCATCGTCGCCGTCGGAGCCTGTGCGGCCTTCGGGGGCATCCCGAAAGGAACCCCCACAAAGGGACTTCCGGTAAGCAAGATCCTCCCGGGCAAGACGGTCATCAACCTCTCCACGTGTCCTGTCCACATGGACCATCTCATGGGCACCATCGTCTACTTCCTGGTAACCCACAAGGCGCCACCCCTGGACAAGCTGGGGCGGCCCTTGATGTACTTCGGTACGTCGGTTCACGACAACTGCCGGCGCCGTGCTCATTTTGACGAGGAGGAGTTCCTGACGGATTGGAACGACCCGAAGCAGAAAGAGTGGTGTCTCCTCGAGAAGGGCTGCAAGGGGCCTGAGACTTACTCGGACTGCCCTATCCGGAGGTGGAACAACGGGATCAGCTTCTGCATCGATGCAGGAGCTCCCTGCCAGGGATGCTCGGAGCCTGAATTCTACGTTGAGCAGAGCCCCCTCTATGCCATGGGGCCTGTCACCGACAGGATTCTGGCAAAGAAGGCAGCAGGCCTGATACCCAGAAAGGATAATGCATAG
- a CDS encoding response regulator transcription factor — MIRVIIADDHPIVRTGLKQIIADAPDMTVTDEANDGHETLRKIREKEFDVVILDITMPGMGGLDVLKQIRIEKPKMPVVVLSYHPEEQYAIRVLRAGASGYLTKGSSTDQVLDAIRKVFRGGKYITPSLAERLAGELEEGVEKPPHEGLSDREFQVLCLIASGKRVRKIAEELSLSTKTISTYRSRILEKMKMKSNAELTHYAIKNRLVD; from the coding sequence ATGATACGAGTCATCATAGCCGATGATCATCCCATCGTCCGTACGGGACTGAAGCAGATCATTGCAGATGCTCCTGACATGACAGTCACCGATGAGGCGAACGACGGCCATGAGACACTCCGTAAGATAAGAGAGAAGGAGTTCGACGTCGTCATCCTGGACATTACCATGCCCGGCATGGGCGGCCTCGACGTGTTGAAACAGATAAGAATCGAAAAGCCAAAAATGCCGGTTGTTGTCTTGAGCTACCATCCTGAAGAACAATATGCGATCCGGGTACTGAGGGCAGGGGCGTCGGGTTACTTGACAAAGGGCAGCAGCACAGACCAGGTCCTCGATGCGATCAGGAAAGTCTTCCGGGGCGGGAAGTACATCACCCCTTCCCTCGCCGAAAGGCTCGCAGGGGAATTGGAAGAAGGGGTGGAAAAGCCGCCCCACGAGGGTCTCTCCGACCGGGAGTTCCAGGTTCTGTGCCTTATCGCTTCGGGGAAAAGGGTGAGGAAGATCGCAGAGGAACTCTCCCTCAGTACAAAAACCATCAGTACATACCGGTCGCGGATTCTCGAGAAGATGAAGATGAAAAGCAACGCGGAACTGACCCACTACGCCATAAAGAACCGCCTCGTCGACTGA
- a CDS encoding HAMP domain-containing protein, producing the protein MKRSGFSSLRVRLILLVLIAVIPAWVAMLYGALGERRLAIAEFQSDVRRLANLAARDEEQWIEGSRQTLIALGRFVYLHLGDRPACNGFFASLLKRYRHYVNFGAINSDGEILCSALPLDHPVKVADRSWFRRAVETHQFTLGGYQIEPVAGEPVLIAAYPVLCPGGRIVAVVFAALDLKWLNRFEFDVEEQLPRGTSLVQIDHTGVILARHPDSENGPGQRLDEGEIVKAVLEKQRGLVEVSAPDGTTWLHAFAPVRPSLKGREVYLILSIRKEAAFAAANRVLRGNLAALGIVVFLALVGVWFGGDLLILRRLRTLVDATRKLAAGHLDARSGVAHGRGELNQLALAFDEMASALQKREVEGRRVQEQLEKSREQLRELSNHLQAATEEERTRISREIHDDLGQVLTALKMDVSWLKKRVPRNQRPVLEKLESMSSLIDKTTKRVQRLSAELRPGILDDFGLPAAIEWQAGEFQERTGIRCKVNVDGEKTNLNREQSTAVFRVFQESLTNVFRHARATEVEVTLRQEDNRLILDVKDNGKGITEEEVTAPGSFGFIGMRERVHPWGGKVKITGARGEGTRVTVTMPFDEETDHHDTSHHSR; encoded by the coding sequence GTGAAACGCTCGGGTTTTTCCAGTCTTCGTGTCCGTTTGATCCTCCTGGTTCTCATTGCCGTCATCCCGGCGTGGGTGGCAATGCTTTACGGAGCCTTGGGAGAAAGAAGACTTGCCATTGCCGAGTTTCAGAGTGACGTACGCCGGCTGGCCAACCTCGCCGCCAGGGACGAAGAACAGTGGATCGAGGGAAGCCGCCAGACCCTGATAGCCCTGGGTCGGTTCGTGTACCTCCACCTGGGAGACCGCCCGGCATGCAATGGCTTCTTTGCCAGCCTTCTGAAACGCTATCGCCATTACGTCAACTTCGGGGCAATCAATTCCGATGGAGAGATACTCTGCAGCGCCCTGCCCCTCGACCATCCCGTCAAGGTGGCCGACCGGTCCTGGTTTAGGCGTGCCGTCGAAACACACCAGTTCACCCTCGGGGGATATCAGATCGAGCCTGTCGCCGGGGAGCCGGTGCTCATTGCCGCGTACCCTGTTCTCTGTCCCGGGGGGCGGATAGTCGCCGTGGTCTTTGCGGCCCTTGATCTCAAGTGGCTCAACCGATTCGAGTTCGATGTGGAGGAGCAACTGCCCAGAGGAACGAGCCTGGTCCAGATCGATCACACGGGGGTCATACTGGCCAGGCACCCCGATTCAGAGAACGGGCCCGGGCAAAGACTGGACGAGGGGGAGATCGTCAAGGCCGTTCTGGAAAAGCAGAGGGGGCTTGTCGAGGTTTCCGCCCCGGACGGCACCACCTGGTTGCACGCCTTCGCTCCTGTCCGCCCTTCCCTCAAGGGCAGAGAAGTATACCTGATTCTCAGTATCCGTAAGGAGGCGGCCTTTGCCGCCGCCAACAGAGTCCTGAGAGGAAACCTGGCAGCTCTGGGAATCGTCGTGTTTCTGGCCCTCGTGGGGGTCTGGTTTGGAGGGGACCTGCTTATTCTGCGCCGCTTGAGAACCCTGGTCGATGCGACTCGAAAACTCGCCGCAGGCCACCTCGACGCCCGCAGCGGTGTGGCCCACGGGCGGGGCGAACTCAACCAGTTGGCCCTCGCTTTCGACGAAATGGCCTCGGCCCTCCAGAAGCGGGAGGTTGAAGGCCGCCGCGTCCAGGAGCAGCTCGAAAAGTCACGGGAGCAGTTGCGCGAGCTGTCAAACCACCTCCAGGCAGCCACCGAGGAGGAGAGGACCCGCATCTCCCGGGAGATTCACGACGACTTGGGCCAGGTCCTTACGGCTCTCAAGATGGACGTGTCTTGGCTGAAAAAGAGGGTGCCCAGGAACCAGAGACCGGTACTGGAAAAGCTCGAATCCATGTCATCCCTCATCGACAAGACCACCAAAAGGGTGCAGAGGCTTTCGGCCGAGCTGCGGCCGGGAATTCTGGACGACTTCGGTCTACCTGCTGCAATCGAATGGCAGGCTGGAGAGTTCCAGGAGCGGACAGGGATAAGATGCAAAGTCAATGTCGACGGTGAGAAAACGAACCTGAACAGGGAACAATCGACAGCCGTCTTCCGTGTCTTTCAGGAGAGTCTGACAAACGTCTTTCGCCACGCAAGGGCAACCGAGGTCGAAGTTACCCTGAGACAGGAAGACAACAGGCTGATTCTGGACGTCAAAGACAACGGCAAGGGGATCACCGAAGAGGAGGTCACGGCTCCGGGCTCATTCGGGTTTATCGGGATGCGGGAACGGGTCCATCCATGGGGCGGGAAGGTGAAGATCACCGGCGCCAGGGGAGAAGGAACCAGAGTCACGGTGACGATGCCCTTCGACGAGGAGACGGATCACCATGATACGAGTCATCATAGCCGATGA
- a CDS encoding PilZ domain-containing protein: MERGVGYQERRNSVRRRMVYPAIYTRLDERGRPYDEKPSRSIDVSMGGMRLQSPFPVDQGERLDIDVALADRLISCRGEVVYVVRDGCVDFELGISISEIAERDRLALGQVEKDPFDLSGSDQEGLIIRQGQIMCPNCGEAIGSVGTIKAMIAYCKEFLGQCSCGLKYDIRISSRGRANISFPARRIELIC; encoded by the coding sequence ATGGAGAGGGGAGTCGGGTATCAGGAACGGAGGAATTCGGTTAGGCGGAGAATGGTCTACCCGGCCATCTACACGCGGCTCGATGAGAGGGGTAGGCCATATGACGAAAAGCCCTCCAGGTCGATCGATGTCAGTATGGGGGGAATGAGACTTCAGAGCCCTTTCCCGGTCGATCAGGGAGAGAGACTCGATATTGACGTTGCCCTGGCCGACCGCCTGATCAGCTGTCGGGGAGAGGTCGTCTACGTGGTCCGGGATGGGTGCGTGGATTTCGAACTGGGCATTTCGATCAGCGAGATCGCAGAGAGAGACAGGCTGGCCTTGGGCCAAGTCGAGAAGGACCCTTTCGATCTATCCGGTTCCGACCAAGAGGGATTGATCATCCGGCAGGGACAGATCATGTGCCCGAACTGTGGAGAGGCAATAGGAAGCGTGGGTACGATCAAAGCAATGATTGCCTATTGCAAGGAGTTTCTTGGCCAGTGCAGTTGCGGGCTGAAGTATGATATCAGGATTTCTTCCCGTGGACGGGCAAACATCTCTTTCCCAGCCAGACGGATCGAGTTGATCTGCTGA
- a CDS encoding FHA domain-containing protein, which produces MKRVQRPANIDDTRTHPIPGRRDRISRKGPRKRRVGKLVIIAGKNAGKEYQCYSQTTLIGRTRENHIAIRDTATSRRHARIERRDDDFIVEDLNSTNGTLLNGNAITREILHHGDKIQIGETVLQFILEEKV; this is translated from the coding sequence ATGAAGAGAGTCCAAAGACCCGCCAATATCGATGACACCCGCACCCACCCCATCCCCGGCCGCAGAGACCGTATATCCAGAAAGGGGCCCAGGAAGCGTCGGGTTGGGAAACTGGTTATCATCGCCGGCAAGAACGCAGGCAAGGAATACCAGTGCTATTCCCAGACAACGCTGATCGGCCGAACCAGAGAAAATCACATCGCCATTAGAGATACGGCGACTTCACGGAGACACGCCCGCATAGAGCGAAGAGACGACGACTTCATCGTGGAAGACCTGAACAGCACAAACGGGACCCTTCTCAACGGGAACGCGATTACACGGGAGATTCTCCACCACGGAGACAAGATTCAAATCGGGGAGACGGTTCTTCAGTTTATCCTAGAGGAAAAGGTTTGA
- a CDS encoding PilZ domain-containing protein, giving the protein MAERRRYHRIEAYHPVLYYSDVYPRPKVGSTLDLSLGGARIETRSALMKSEGLEISIAIQPEVIKCRGRVIYVLDSDGERSRAGVRFEGLSSEDSLSLGQYLSSIMEHRV; this is encoded by the coding sequence ATGGCTGAGAGAAGAAGATACCACAGAATTGAGGCCTATCACCCTGTTCTCTACTACAGCGACGTCTATCCCAGGCCAAAGGTCGGATCCACCCTCGACCTGAGTCTGGGCGGGGCGAGGATTGAAACCCGTTCGGCCCTGATGAAGTCAGAGGGGCTCGAAATCTCCATCGCCATACAGCCCGAGGTCATCAAATGCAGGGGAAGGGTTATCTATGTCCTCGATTCCGACGGTGAGAGGTCACGAGCCGGAGTCCGCTTTGAAGGTCTGTCCTCGGAAGACAGCCTATCTCTCGGGCAGTACCTGTCTTCAATCATGGAACACCGGGTTTGA
- a CDS encoding universal stress protein gives MDFAGGTNVRIGKILVAIDGSEHAQRALDHALSLALKYRAVVYLVHVLSPLPLMTEQAEVGEEIEEKRRALAEEFLEQAVRQVEKRGVRNFQSTLLLGAPERMIVDFAGRNGIDMIVMGSRGAGAVENLLLGSVSHKVCQLAPCTCVTVK, from the coding sequence ATGGATTTTGCGGGAGGAACGAACGTGAGGATAGGTAAGATCTTGGTTGCAATAGACGGCTCGGAGCATGCACAGAGGGCCCTTGATCATGCGTTGAGCCTGGCTCTGAAATACAGGGCAGTGGTTTATCTGGTCCATGTGCTCTCCCCGTTGCCCCTTATGACAGAACAGGCGGAAGTCGGGGAAGAGATCGAGGAAAAGCGCCGGGCTCTTGCAGAGGAATTCCTTGAGCAGGCCGTGCGGCAGGTCGAGAAGAGGGGGGTCAGGAATTTCCAATCCACCTTGCTTCTCGGCGCTCCGGAAAGGATGATAGTCGATTTTGCCGGGAGGAACGGGATCGATATGATCGTCATGGGCAGCCGCGGTGCAGGGGCTGTTGAGAACCTTCTGCTCGGCAGCGTTTCCCACAAGGTTTGCCAGCTGGCTCCCTGTACCTGCGTTACGGTGAAGTAG